A window of Cryptomeria japonica chromosome 3, Sugi_1.0, whole genome shotgun sequence contains these coding sequences:
- the LOC131038605 gene encoding serine/threonine-protein kinase D6PKL1-like — protein MEYCSGGDINVLRHRQPSKTFSESTIRFYAAEVVVALEYLHEKGILYRDLKQENILVQDSGHIMLTDFDLSLRLISDHGEYSEWKSRSFVGTEEYIAPEVLWGKFHSYPVDWWSFGVSLYEMSHGRTPFRGFS, from the exons ATGGAGTATTGTTCTGGTGGAGATATTAACGTGTTGAGGCATAGGCAACCCAGTAAAACCTTTTCAGAGTCTACCATAAG GTTTTACGCGGCAGAGGTGGTTGTAGCGTTGGAGTATTTGCACGAGAAAGGAATATTATACCGAGATCTGAAGCAGGAGAACATATTGGTTCAAGACAGCGGGCACATAATGCTCACTGATTTTGATCTGTCCCTGCGTCTCATATCTGATCATGGCGAATATAGTGAATGGAAGTCTCGTTCGTTTGTGGGTACAGAAGAGTACATCGCACCGGAGGTCCTGTGGGGCAAATTCCACTCCTACCCTGTCGACTGGTGGTCTTTCGGCGTCTCTCTGTACGAAATGAGTCACGGGAGGACGCCTTTTAGGGGGTTTAGTTGA